The following are encoded in a window of Rhodothermaceae bacterium genomic DNA:
- a CDS encoding DUF547 domain-containing protein: MQSKTIKRKQDARGSFSRRFGTGVFGLLILIVPFSYGQATDSIWEKFDSSNTTTIDHSDWQAILDTYLVTDDPSGIHLFDYQALQENTADRQRLNQYLEQLQELDPRQYVRDVQMAYWINLYNAVTIRVVVDAYPVESIMQINNEEKPNSGPWKDIHATVAGIPLTLDNIEHDILRPIWQDNRIHYAVNCASLGCPNLASQAFTAANLEQLLDENAKEFVNHLRAVELLDEAFGVTSSLYFWYMEDFGDSEAGVLAHLQKYADEDLAEQLKGFEGSLDHEYDWRLNVTSIQ; encoded by the coding sequence ATGCAATCGAAAACCATAAAACGAAAACAGGATGCTAGGGGCTCTTTTTCCCGTCGATTCGGGACTGGAGTTTTTGGGCTATTGATACTTATTGTCCCCTTCTCTTATGGTCAAGCTACAGATAGTATTTGGGAGAAATTCGATTCTTCGAATACTACCACAATTGACCACTCCGACTGGCAGGCAATCCTAGATACATACTTGGTCACGGACGACCCATCCGGTATACATCTATTTGACTATCAGGCACTCCAAGAAAACACAGCAGATCGACAGCGTCTCAATCAATACCTTGAGCAGCTTCAAGAGCTGGACCCTCGCCAATATGTACGGGACGTTCAGATGGCCTATTGGATCAATCTCTACAATGCGGTGACCATACGTGTCGTTGTGGATGCCTACCCTGTTGAATCAATTATGCAGATTAACAATGAAGAAAAACCCAATTCCGGGCCATGGAAAGACATTCATGCAACTGTAGCTGGAATTCCCCTAACGCTGGATAATATTGAACACGATATCCTGCGCCCGATCTGGCAAGACAACCGGATTCACTATGCCGTCAATTGCGCCAGTTTGGGTTGTCCGAACCTGGCATCCCAAGCATTCACGGCTGCCAACTTGGAACAACTCTTGGATGAAAATGCGAAAGAATTTGTGAATCATCTGCGTGCAGTGGAACTCTTGGATGAAGCGTTCGGGGTCACCTCAAGTCTGTATTTTTGGTATATGGAAGATTTTGGCGACTCTGAGGCTGGGGTACTGGCGCACCTACAGAAGTATGCAGATGAAGACTTGGCGGAGCAGTTGAAAGGCTTTGAGGGATCATTAGATCATGAGTACGATTGGCGCCTTAATGTAACGAGTATCCAATAG